ATCCTTTGTAATTACAGATCCAGCTCCTGTCAATGCTTTGTCTCCTATATTTAAAGGAGCTACTAACATTGAACTACTTCCTATAAATACTTCTTCTCCAATAATCGTATCAAATTTATTTACACCATCATAGTTACAAGTTATTGTTCCTGCTCCTATATTTGTATCTCTTCCTATTGTTGCATTTCCTAAATAAGTTAAATGCCCAGCTTTAACACCTGGTTCTAAAGTCGATTTTTTAACTTCAACAAAATTCCCTATATGAACTTTATTTTTCAAATGACTCTTAGGTCTTAAATGAGCAAAAGGTCCCATTGTAACATTATCTTCAACTACTGATTCTTCAATTACTGATGATTCTATAACTATATTATTTCTAAGTTCACTATCAATTATTCTAGTATTTCCAATTATTTCACATTCTTCACCTATTTTGGTATTCCCTTGTAAAATAACTGTTGGATATAAAATTGTATCCTTTCCAACTTCAACTGTATCTTCAACATAAGTAGTTTCCGGATCAATAAAAATAACTCCTTTTTCCATTAACTCTTTATTTTTTCTTTCTCTTAAAACTTTAGAAGCTTTAGCTAATTCTACTTTAGAATTTACTCCTAATATTTCTTCATTATCCTCTAATACAAAACTTGAAATTTTACTATTTTCAGATACTTGAATTTTAATAATATCTGTTAAATAATATTCACCTTTTTCATTATCATTTGTAACTTTATCTAAAGCTTCAAATAATTTTTTTGCATTACAACAATAAACTCCAGCATTTACTTCTTTTATTGCTTTTATATCTTCAGTTGCTTCCTTTTCTTCTACTATGGCTGCTACAGCTTTTCCTTCTTTCACAATTCTTCCATAACCAAATGGATTTTCATAAATAGAAGTTAAAATAGTTGTTGTAGATTTTGTATTTTTATGATATTCATACATTTCTCTTAAAGTTTCATTTCTTAAAAGAGGAGTATCACCACATAAAATCATAACATCCCCGTCATAATCTTTAAGTAATTCTTTTGCTTGTAAAACAGCATGCCCTGTCCCTAACTGTTCATTTTGAGTTACATATTTTATTTCCCCTAACTCATTTAATATTAACTCTTTTTTATGACCTAATATAAGTATATTCTCTTCTATATTTAGTTTGTTTAATTCATTTAATATCTTTTTTACCATTGGAATTCCATTAACTTTATGGATTACTTTTGGTAAATCAGACTTCATTCTTGTTCCTTTTCCTGCTGCTAAAATTAATGATTTAAGTTCCATTTTACATCTCCTTAAATTTAAATCTGACTATTCATTATATCACAAGTAATAGCTATTTTCAATATAATGACTCCTATGTAAATCTTTATCCATTTAATTTATTATAAGCTTCATTAACCTCTTTAAATTTTTCTTCATGATAATCTTTAACTTCTTGTGTTTCATTTGAAAATTTATCTGGATGATGCATCTTTGCTTTATCTCTGAAAGCTTTTTTTATTTCTTCTTTACTAGCTCCTGATTGTAACCCTAAAACCGAATAATATTTTGATTTATCCTCAAAGGGATTCCCTCCAAAAGTATTTCTTGATCTTGAATGATTTTCATTGTTAGAGTAATATCCATTTTGACCAGTATAATTTTTAAAAAAATCCTCAAAGTCTTGTTGATTTCCTGTTCTATAATAATATGTTCTTGTTCCTCTAGGTCTATTCCTATTCTTAATAAGATTGTATATTATTATGATTAAAATAATTGGGAAAAATTTTATAATTATAAAACCAAACATCATAAATAAAGACATCCCAACAAATAAAACCATTAATAAAATAATTAATTCCATTTTTTCTCCTTTTTTCACTATATAAACTATTTTATTCTTTTTATAAAAATAAAATAGAAGAAAGAACTCTCTTTCTTCTATACATTTTAAAATAATTTTCTAGAAATTACAATATTTATTTAATTTTTTGTTTCAAAAGAATTATTTTATCTAAAATATCTCTATCCCTAGGATCTATTCCATAAGCTGCTCTGTATTCTCTTAAAGCCTTCTTCTCTCTTCCCATTTCTTCATATTTTTTTGCAAATTCAAGATGAAGACTATATATATCAATATCTGAAAAAATAGCTAAATCATAATGTTTAGTAGCCTCTACAATGTTTCCTATTCTAGAATAAGCATTTCCTAAAAGAAAATGTACAAAGGGAGCATTTTTTATTTTAGAAATAGCTTTTAAAAAATATTTTATTGCTTCTTCTAATTCATCTAATTCATAATATAAAAATCCTAAAAAAGCAAAATTATCTCCATTGTCCTTTTCTAACTTCACTAATTTTTCATATATATTTATAGATCCTCTATAATTTTTTCTATAATATGTTAAAGCTGCTAACTCTCTTAATTTATTTATATCTTCTGG
This DNA window, taken from Fusobacterium sp. JB019, encodes the following:
- the glmU gene encoding bifunctional UDP-N-acetylglucosamine diphosphorylase/glucosamine-1-phosphate N-acetyltransferase GlmU: MELKSLILAAGKGTRMKSDLPKVIHKVNGIPMVKKILNELNKLNIEENILILGHKKELILNELGEIKYVTQNEQLGTGHAVLQAKELLKDYDGDVMILCGDTPLLRNETLREMYEYHKNTKSTTTILTSIYENPFGYGRIVKEGKAVAAIVEEKEATEDIKAIKEVNAGVYCCNAKKLFEALDKVTNDNEKGEYYLTDIIKIQVSENSKISSFVLEDNEEILGVNSKVELAKASKVLRERKNKELMEKGVIFIDPETTYVEDTVEVGKDTILYPTVILQGNTKIGEECEIIGNTRIIDSELRNNIVIESSVIEESVVEDNVTMGPFAHLRPKSHLKNKVHIGNFVEVKKSTLEPGVKAGHLTYLGNATIGRDTNIGAGTITCNYDGVNKFDTIIGEEVFIGSSSMLVAPLNIGDKALTGAGSVITKDVPANALAVERTKQLTKLKWRK
- a CDS encoding DnaJ domain-containing protein → MELIILLMVLFVGMSLFMMFGFIIIKFFPIILIIIIYNLIKNRNRPRGTRTYYYRTGNQQDFEDFFKNYTGQNGYYSNNENHSRSRNTFGGNPFEDKSKYYSVLGLQSGASKEEIKKAFRDKAKMHHPDKFSNETQEVKDYHEEKFKEVNEAYNKLNG